In Acaryochloris marina S15, a single genomic region encodes these proteins:
- a CDS encoding DEAD/DEAH box helicase gives MTLTFSQLGLSQTRVDCLEALGFSTPTQIQAEAIPHLLAGRDIIGQAQTGTGKTAAFSLPILEQLDPTIKAPQALILTPTRELAVQVSEAVYQFKADGALRVVAIYGGQSIDRQISQLRRGAQLIVGTPGRVLDLLSRGEIVLDQLSWFVLDEADEMLNMGFIPDVRKILERVPGNRKTAFFSATMAPEIYKLSKQFLNDPVTVTVEQPKAAPTRINQVAYRIPRTWARSTVLQAVLELEDPESAIIFVRTRREAATLTQQLQTAGYSADEYHGDLSQSQRERLLDRFRQRRIRWVVATDIAARGLHVDDLSHVINYEPPDSVESYVHRIGRTGRAGNEGTAISLVHALDRWKLHEIEKHIRQDIPTLPTPTRSAIEGRRLEKLTEELHSILTGERLASFLPTVSQLSEDYDTQTIAAAALQMAFDRYPAITANLDDWSSKNGGRSRKSKPVINKRRSSISAST, from the coding sequence ATGACCCTTACGTTTAGTCAACTTGGTCTTTCACAAACTCGTGTTGATTGTTTAGAAGCGCTTGGTTTTTCCACACCCACCCAAATTCAAGCAGAAGCTATTCCCCATCTGCTGGCCGGTCGCGACATCATTGGCCAAGCCCAAACTGGAACTGGTAAAACAGCCGCCTTCTCTCTCCCTATCCTAGAGCAGCTGGATCCCACCATAAAAGCACCTCAAGCTCTGATTTTGACTCCGACAAGGGAGTTAGCCGTTCAAGTTAGCGAAGCCGTTTACCAATTCAAAGCAGATGGCGCACTGCGAGTCGTCGCTATCTACGGTGGCCAGTCCATTGACCGACAGATCTCACAACTGCGTCGTGGCGCTCAGCTGATTGTCGGTACCCCTGGTCGAGTTTTAGACTTACTTAGCCGTGGTGAAATCGTTCTGGACCAACTCAGCTGGTTCGTCCTAGACGAAGCGGACGAAATGCTCAATATGGGCTTTATTCCCGATGTCAGAAAAATTCTGGAGCGGGTTCCTGGTAATCGCAAAACAGCATTTTTCTCCGCCACAATGGCCCCAGAGATTTACAAGCTCTCGAAGCAGTTCCTAAATGATCCCGTCACCGTTACCGTTGAGCAACCGAAGGCTGCACCGACCCGGATTAACCAGGTGGCTTATCGAATTCCTCGCACATGGGCGCGATCAACGGTCTTACAAGCTGTTCTGGAACTAGAAGATCCTGAATCAGCCATTATTTTCGTCCGCACCCGCCGGGAAGCCGCAACCCTAACCCAACAGCTGCAAACTGCAGGCTACAGTGCCGATGAATATCATGGTGACTTAAGCCAAAGTCAGCGAGAGCGATTGCTGGACCGGTTCCGTCAGCGACGTATACGCTGGGTGGTTGCCACCGATATTGCTGCCCGAGGATTACACGTTGACGATCTGAGCCACGTGATCAACTATGAGCCACCCGATAGTGTAGAAAGTTACGTGCACCGGATCGGTCGAACCGGACGTGCAGGTAATGAAGGCACCGCCATTTCCTTGGTTCATGCCCTCGATCGCTGGAAGCTTCATGAAATTGAGAAGCATATCCGTCAAGACATTCCCACGCTACCCACTCCAACCCGCTCAGCCATTGAAGGACGCCGGTTAGAGAAGCTGACTGAAGAGTTGCATAGTATTCTGACTGGGGAACGATTGGCTTCTTTCTTGCCCACCGTTTCGCAACTGAGCGAAGACTACGATACTCAAACCATTGCTGCAGCTGCACTACAAATGGCATTCGACCGCTATCCTGCTATCACAGCGAACTTGGATGATTGGTCTTCTAAAAATGGAGGACGTAGTCGGAAATCAAAGCCCGTTATTAATAAGCGTCGGAGCTCTATTTCTGCATCTACTTAA
- a CDS encoding diacylglycerol kinase family protein — MFSQQIKLDIVFEEQLFFVSDSEPAVDNIQARGWLTTSSLSWFHAGLRQTLAFDDVVGVRPTDKQYPQGLVGFILCAYPAPRTVPQRRQLREYEFVCATEQMRSQWINVIRQALQSDPIQPQQAVKPRHLKVLVNPKGGRRQAKQVFQSTQAILEDAHCQVSILETQGGDRTIQAVRDFDLSTIDGFIVVGGDGTVFELINGLMTHADAEVAIAKPIGIIPAGTGNGLGKTILDLSQETYDPSNAAFIIAKGKYQPINLGVVKQDGKQYYSILSLAWALISDIDIKSNKLRFLKFLGSLRSDVYAFLSILALRSYQGRISFLPAPDWQPSPDAPQQTPLSEPQPVEIENSPSSDWQVLEGEFIALWVMNVAWATHSVLAAPHARLADGYMDVLIIRKGITRWRLLTAFLKIATGEHILIPEMEYYKVRCLHLEPLSSEGLLAVDGEQINYRSVEMNVLANHAQVFCR, encoded by the coding sequence TTGTTTTCGCAACAGATTAAATTGGATATTGTCTTCGAGGAACAACTCTTTTTCGTCAGCGACTCCGAACCAGCCGTTGACAATATTCAGGCCAGGGGTTGGTTGACGACCTCTAGTTTGTCCTGGTTCCATGCTGGCCTGCGGCAAACGTTAGCCTTTGATGATGTAGTCGGCGTCAGGCCCACTGATAAGCAATATCCTCAAGGGCTCGTCGGATTTATTCTATGTGCCTATCCCGCTCCTAGGACTGTACCCCAACGCCGACAGTTACGGGAATATGAGTTTGTCTGTGCCACAGAGCAGATGCGATCTCAGTGGATTAACGTCATTCGCCAAGCGTTACAGAGCGACCCCATTCAACCCCAGCAAGCCGTCAAGCCCCGTCACCTCAAAGTCTTAGTCAATCCCAAGGGTGGACGACGACAGGCCAAACAAGTCTTTCAATCAACTCAGGCCATTTTAGAAGATGCCCATTGCCAGGTGAGCATTTTGGAAACCCAGGGGGGAGATCGGACCATCCAGGCTGTCCGGGACTTCGACCTATCGACAATAGATGGATTTATTGTTGTTGGGGGTGATGGCACCGTTTTTGAATTGATCAATGGACTGATGACCCATGCTGATGCGGAGGTTGCGATCGCAAAACCCATCGGCATCATCCCAGCTGGTACAGGCAACGGTCTAGGAAAGACCATTCTCGACCTATCCCAAGAAACCTACGATCCGAGTAATGCCGCCTTTATCATCGCCAAAGGCAAGTACCAACCCATTAACCTGGGTGTCGTCAAACAGGATGGCAAACAGTACTACAGCATCCTCTCCCTCGCCTGGGCCTTGATTAGTGATATCGACATTAAGTCCAATAAGCTCCGTTTCCTCAAATTCCTCGGGTCCTTGCGCAGTGATGTCTATGCATTTCTCAGCATCTTGGCCCTCCGTAGTTATCAAGGCCGGATTTCCTTTTTGCCAGCCCCAGACTGGCAGCCTAGCCCTGATGCCCCTCAGCAAACGCCCCTATCCGAGCCGCAGCCAGTAGAAATAGAGAATTCTCCATCCTCAGATTGGCAAGTTCTCGAAGGAGAATTTATTGCCCTTTGGGTGATGAACGTCGCTTGGGCCACCCATAGCGTTTTGGCAGCTCCTCATGCCCGATTAGCAGATGGCTATATGGATGTCTTAATCATTCGTAAAGGAATTACCCGCTGGCGTTTACTGACAGCATTTCTGAAGATTGCCACCGGAGAACATATCCTCATTCCAGAGATGGAATACTACAAGGTGCGCTGTCTCCACCTAGAACCTCTGAGCTCTGAAGGCTTACTTGCCGTTGACGGAGAACAAATCAATTACCGCTCCGTCGAAATGAATGTTTTGGCAAACCATGCTCAAGTTTTTTGCCGTTAA
- a CDS encoding B12-binding domain-containing radical SAM protein — MRVLLIYPLFPKSFWSFEKTLSLVDKKALLPPLGLVTVAAILPQEWEFRLIDRNIEAVPESDWDWAEMVILSGMIVQKEDMVGLVEESHRRGKKVAVGGPFATSVPQDLQAVGADYLILDEGELTLPMFIEAIERGDESGIYRATEKPAVTDTPIPRFDLLKFPAYDNMSVQFSRGCPFQCEFCDIIVLYGRKPRTKTPEQLIGELDRLCELGWRGNVFMVDDNFIGNKRNVKLLLTELRDWMAEKDYPFSFATEASVDLAQDEELMDLMIECNFNSVFLGIETPDEDSLKVTKKFQNTRDSLSESIDTMSEKGLRIMAGFIIGFDGEKKGAGDRITRFVEKTNIPIALFSMLQALPNTALWHRLEKEGRLIQGQEGTGNQTSLMNYVPTRPIDEIANEYVEAFCNIYDPVKYLDRTYRHFMSMKIRPKYGGSGKSSLKVSWIDIRALSTLAWRQGVVRETRWKFWINLFRILLKNPQVFTRYLSASAFIEHFMEYRQIVREEIESQLAVHLENHPRVVVKPAEESPKPEQIPAKTA; from the coding sequence ATGAGAGTTTTACTGATATACCCCCTCTTTCCAAAAAGTTTTTGGTCATTTGAGAAAACCTTGTCCTTAGTTGACAAAAAAGCATTATTGCCACCCCTGGGGTTAGTGACGGTAGCCGCAATTCTGCCCCAAGAATGGGAGTTTCGGCTAATTGACCGCAATATTGAAGCCGTGCCTGAGTCAGACTGGGACTGGGCTGAGATGGTGATTCTATCCGGCATGATTGTGCAGAAAGAAGATATGGTGGGCCTCGTGGAAGAGTCCCATCGCCGCGGCAAGAAAGTTGCGGTGGGTGGACCTTTTGCCACGTCTGTCCCTCAAGATTTGCAGGCCGTAGGTGCGGACTACTTGATCTTGGACGAAGGGGAACTGACCCTGCCCATGTTCATTGAAGCCATAGAACGTGGAGATGAGAGCGGCATCTACCGAGCGACGGAAAAACCTGCCGTTACCGATACGCCCATTCCTCGCTTTGACCTGCTGAAATTTCCTGCTTACGACAATATGTCGGTGCAGTTTTCTCGGGGATGCCCGTTTCAATGTGAATTTTGCGACATTATTGTTCTCTATGGTCGCAAGCCTAGAACCAAAACTCCTGAGCAACTGATCGGTGAACTTGATCGGTTGTGTGAGCTGGGGTGGCGTGGCAACGTGTTTATGGTTGATGACAACTTCATTGGCAATAAGCGCAATGTGAAACTGCTGCTCACCGAGCTGCGGGATTGGATGGCTGAGAAAGATTATCCCTTTAGCTTTGCAACTGAGGCATCCGTTGATTTAGCTCAGGATGAAGAGTTGATGGATCTGATGATTGAGTGCAACTTTAATAGTGTGTTCTTGGGGATTGAAACCCCGGATGAAGACAGCTTAAAGGTAACCAAGAAGTTCCAGAATACCCGGGACTCCCTCAGCGAATCCATCGATACCATGTCTGAGAAAGGGCTACGGATCATGGCCGGGTTCATTATTGGTTTTGATGGAGAAAAGAAAGGAGCGGGCGATCGCATTACCCGTTTCGTCGAAAAGACCAATATTCCCATTGCCCTATTCAGTATGTTGCAAGCTTTGCCTAATACCGCCCTGTGGCATCGCCTAGAAAAAGAAGGTCGCCTGATCCAAGGCCAAGAAGGAACCGGCAATCAAACCTCATTGATGAACTATGTTCCCACTCGTCCCATTGATGAAATTGCCAATGAATATGTAGAAGCCTTCTGCAATATTTATGATCCGGTGAAGTATTTGGATCGGACCTACCGTCATTTTATGAGTATGAAGATCCGTCCCAAATATGGGGGTTCGGGTAAAAGTTCTCTAAAGGTGAGTTGGATTGATATTCGAGCCTTGTCTACCCTGGCTTGGCGGCAAGGGGTGGTTCGTGAGACCCGCTGGAAATTCTGGATTAACTTGTTCCGGATTCTCCTAAAGAATCCACAAGTATTCACGCGATATCTGTCGGCATCTGCTTTTATTGAACACTTTATGGAATATCGACAAATTGTCCGGGAGGAAATTGAGTCGCAGTTAGCTGTGCATTTGGAAAATCATCCTCGGGTTGTGGTCAAGCCTGCAGAAGAATCTCCCAAACCGGAGCAAATTCCAGCTAAAACGGCTTAA
- a CDS encoding CDP-archaeol synthase, which yields MLFWTHFAQDALNILWLGVGLFLAGVLEAFLWKTKPFELVNIPIQTQWFGANKRWRGLISLPLTCVVSTFFLQVFEAQFFSNSGLQIQLSNFNFLEYGLLVGFIFNLSELPNSFVKRRLEIPPGDENNKLFYVIDHMDSTYGVLILWFFYFHFPLHLVLTGAIVTPLLFMGATWVRRQLGLKA from the coding sequence ATGCTTTTCTGGACTCACTTTGCCCAAGATGCTTTAAATATTTTATGGCTTGGGGTTGGGCTATTCCTAGCTGGAGTTTTAGAGGCGTTTCTTTGGAAGACGAAACCTTTTGAACTTGTAAATATACCGATCCAGACCCAATGGTTTGGCGCTAATAAACGCTGGAGAGGATTGATTAGCTTACCATTAACCTGTGTTGTTAGTACCTTTTTTCTGCAGGTCTTTGAGGCTCAATTTTTCTCAAACTCAGGTCTGCAGATTCAACTCTCCAACTTTAATTTTCTCGAATATGGATTGTTAGTTGGCTTTATTTTTAACCTATCCGAGTTACCCAATTCCTTCGTGAAACGACGGTTGGAGATTCCCCCTGGGGATGAAAACAACAAACTTTTCTATGTCATTGATCATATGGATTCCACCTATGGAGTGCTGATCCTATGGTTTTTCTATTTTCACTTTCCTCTCCATTTGGTGCTAACAGGAGCAATTGTGACACCGTTACTATTTATGGGGGCGACATGGGTGCGTAGACAGTTGGGTTTAAAGGCATAA
- the lipA gene encoding lipoyl synthase has protein sequence MLSGSQKADPMANTEIRERLPEWLRRPIGKASELSTVQQIVKRHNIHTICEEGRCPNRGECYAQKTATFLLMGPVCTRACSFCQVDKGHAPQPLDEQEPQKVADSVQLLGLKYVVLTSVARDDLPDQGAGWFAATMAAIRAVSPNTDIEVLTPDFRGDRNLIATVVDAHPVCYNHNLETVRRLQGPVRRGAKYERSLKVLATVKELAPKNDVIPIIATKSGLMLGLGETEAEIIETMEDLRAVGCDRITLGQYMRPSLNHLPVQKYWHPEEFDRLDEIARSLGFSHVRSGPLVRSSYHAGE, from the coding sequence ATGCTGTCAGGTAGTCAGAAGGCAGACCCAATGGCGAATACAGAAATACGAGAACGCTTACCGGAATGGCTACGCCGCCCAATTGGCAAGGCAAGTGAGCTGTCCACCGTGCAGCAAATTGTCAAACGCCATAATATCCACACCATTTGTGAAGAGGGCCGATGTCCCAATCGGGGCGAATGCTATGCCCAAAAGACAGCCACATTTTTATTAATGGGGCCAGTCTGTACCAGAGCCTGTTCGTTTTGCCAGGTTGATAAGGGACATGCGCCCCAACCCTTAGATGAGCAAGAACCACAAAAGGTTGCTGATTCTGTGCAGCTACTAGGGCTGAAGTATGTGGTGCTGACCTCCGTTGCCAGAGATGATTTGCCAGATCAAGGGGCAGGATGGTTCGCCGCGACCATGGCGGCAATTCGGGCAGTTAGCCCCAATACCGATATTGAAGTTTTAACCCCTGATTTTCGGGGCGATCGCAATCTGATCGCCACCGTCGTTGACGCCCACCCCGTTTGCTATAACCACAATCTGGAAACGGTTCGGCGTCTCCAAGGGCCCGTGCGACGAGGGGCAAAATATGAGCGATCGCTAAAGGTTCTGGCCACCGTTAAGGAACTTGCACCTAAAAATGATGTCATACCTATTATTGCCACCAAATCAGGTCTGATGCTGGGATTGGGCGAAACAGAAGCTGAAATCATTGAAACAATGGAAGACTTAAGGGCAGTGGGATGCGATCGCATCACTCTGGGCCAATATATGCGCCCGTCCCTCAACCATCTCCCGGTCCAGAAATACTGGCACCCCGAGGAGTTTGATCGCCTAGATGAGATTGCTCGCTCTCTCGGGTTTAGTCACGTTCGTTCTGGTCCTTTAGTCAGAAGTTCATATCATGCTGGAGAGTAA
- a CDS encoding CDP-alcohol phosphatidyltransferase family protein, translated as MPNPSTPVQDSAEIHDETPITVPLSPLDRMVQFFTIKLARSLARFTWITPNRVTWVSAGIGGPLTGWLIIQEQLWLATALVVVSGLMDGLDGDIARERNLTSIEGGILDSVLDRYVDFFLIAALILVNPTEYLLVGLFALLGTTMVPYIRARSEVAGKSSIASIGSRATRIVLIILGLLTQQLFILLIALAVISNIAAVHRFWFSLIPVKDQPTPS; from the coding sequence ATGCCCAACCCTTCCACACCTGTTCAGGATTCTGCCGAAATTCATGACGAGACACCTATCACAGTCCCCCTGTCTCCGCTAGATAGAATGGTGCAGTTTTTCACGATTAAGCTAGCCAGATCTTTAGCTCGCTTTACCTGGATTACCCCCAATCGAGTCACCTGGGTATCTGCAGGGATTGGTGGTCCCCTCACAGGATGGCTGATTATTCAGGAGCAGCTTTGGCTCGCAACTGCATTAGTGGTGGTGAGTGGTCTTATGGATGGATTGGATGGGGACATTGCCCGGGAGCGCAATCTCACCTCAATCGAAGGCGGTATTTTAGACAGCGTTTTAGATCGCTACGTCGATTTTTTCCTGATTGCAGCGCTAATTTTGGTGAACCCCACTGAATATTTACTGGTGGGATTATTCGCCCTGCTGGGGACCACCATGGTTCCCTACATTCGGGCCAGAAGTGAGGTCGCAGGCAAAAGTTCTATTGCCAGTATTGGGAGCCGAGCGACTCGAATCGTATTGATTATTTTGGGATTGCTCACCCAACAGCTCTTTATTTTGCTAATTGCATTAGCCGTTATTTCCAATATTGCCGCAGTTCACCGCTTTTGGTTCTCGCTTATCCCCGTCAAGGACCAGCCAACTCCTTCTTAA
- the stpA gene encoding glucosylglycerol 3-phosphatase produces the protein MTNPSLSKQTWSLDHGALIDLCQRQNNLLIIQDLDGVCMGLVKNPLTRTLDPAYVRAARHLDGHFYVLTNGEHIGNRGVNRIVEKTFDAGTVAQEGLYLPGLAAGGVQWQDRFGTVSHPGVSSQELDFLAAVPKQISQRLHQFFQRQSENDPNIPACIEAAVLDNPVSPTANLNVFYDLLADKIEIYAQLQQEMQVLTAELLQQAEVQGLGKSFFVHYAPNLGKDAQGNEILQPATAEDAGTTDFQFMLQGGIKEAGVLAILNRYYHQRTGQYPLGPDFNARQAPQSHAALVDLVKEKFDPVHMPTLIGVGDTVTSKAVEENGELRFQRGGSDRNFLHLIQALGQEFDTHNIVIYVDSSGGEVKNRKALQLERISDSQSGANSLHRVVTGPGDDRDTADPLTLNVVFPEGHTQYIQCFQDIARRRHH, from the coding sequence ATGACTAACCCATCTTTGTCTAAGCAAACCTGGTCACTAGACCACGGCGCTTTGATAGACCTTTGCCAACGGCAAAATAATCTGTTAATCATTCAAGATTTAGATGGGGTGTGCATGGGGCTGGTGAAAAATCCGCTGACCCGAACCCTTGATCCAGCGTATGTCCGAGCGGCTCGCCACCTGGATGGACATTTTTATGTCCTCACCAATGGCGAACATATTGGCAACCGCGGGGTCAATCGCATTGTTGAGAAGACATTTGATGCGGGAACAGTGGCTCAAGAGGGCCTCTACTTACCCGGTCTCGCAGCCGGAGGCGTGCAATGGCAAGATCGATTTGGTACCGTGTCCCATCCAGGGGTTAGTTCCCAGGAATTGGACTTTTTGGCGGCGGTACCTAAGCAAATTAGTCAGCGTTTGCACCAGTTTTTTCAACGTCAGTCTGAGAATGATCCCAACATTCCAGCCTGTATCGAGGCAGCCGTATTAGACAATCCCGTTTCACCCACGGCAAATTTAAACGTCTTTTATGATCTGCTGGCTGACAAAATTGAGATTTATGCTCAGCTTCAGCAAGAGATGCAGGTGCTGACAGCAGAGCTACTGCAACAGGCAGAAGTCCAGGGACTGGGAAAATCTTTTTTTGTGCATTACGCACCCAATCTGGGGAAAGATGCTCAGGGGAATGAAATTTTGCAACCTGCGACTGCTGAAGATGCGGGGACAACAGATTTTCAATTTATGTTGCAAGGCGGCATTAAAGAGGCGGGGGTGTTGGCGATTTTGAATCGCTATTATCACCAACGAACCGGACAGTACCCTTTGGGCCCAGACTTCAATGCTCGTCAAGCTCCACAATCTCATGCTGCCCTGGTAGATTTAGTCAAAGAGAAATTTGACCCAGTTCACATGCCAACCCTAATTGGGGTGGGTGATACGGTCACCAGCAAGGCGGTTGAAGAGAATGGAGAATTGCGGTTTCAACGAGGGGGAAGCGATCGCAACTTCTTACACCTCATTCAAGCTCTGGGTCAGGAATTTGATACTCATAATATCGTGATTTATGTTGACAGCAGTGGCGGCGAGGTCAAAAACCGTAAGGCTTTGCAGCTAGAGAGAATATCTGATTCTCAGTCAGGGGCCAACTCACTCCATCGAGTCGTAACGGGGCCTGGCGACGATCGAGATACAGCAGATCCATTGACGCTGAATGTGGTTTTTCCTGAAGGGCATACACAATATATTCAGTGTTTTCAGGACATTGCTCGACGCCGCCATCACTAG
- the rimO gene encoding 30S ribosomal protein S12 methylthiotransferase RimO translates to MANQPSVAVAHLGCEKNRVDTEHMLGLLVEAGYPVDSDEAFADYVIVNTCSFIQAAREESVRTLVELAEANKKIVITGCMAQHFQEELLEELPEAVALVGTGDYHKIVDVIQRAEAGERVKEVSPEPTYIADETVPRYRTTTEGTAYVRIAEGCDYGCAFCIIPHLRGKQRSRSIESIVAEAQQLAAEGVKELILISQITTNYGIDIYGKPQLAQLLRALGEVDVPWIRMHYAYPTGLTPEVMAAIQDTDNVLPYLDLPLQHSHPEVLRAMNRPWQGQVNDQIIEKIKSTLPDAVLRTTFIVGFPGETDAHFEHLCEFVQRHEFDHVGVFTFSQEEGTPAFDLPNQLPQEVMDTRRDRLMALQQPISWQQNQQEVGKTVPILIEQEHAGSGQLIGRSARFSADVDGLVYINPGDNPPRLGTLTTVHITDADAYDLHGQII, encoded by the coding sequence ATGGCCAATCAGCCCTCCGTCGCCGTTGCTCATCTCGGCTGTGAAAAAAATCGCGTTGACACTGAACATATGTTGGGGCTGCTGGTAGAAGCTGGCTATCCCGTCGATAGCGACGAAGCCTTTGCCGATTACGTGATCGTCAACACCTGTAGCTTTATTCAGGCCGCTAGGGAAGAATCTGTACGCACCCTGGTTGAACTCGCTGAAGCCAACAAAAAAATTGTAATTACGGGCTGCATGGCTCAGCATTTCCAAGAGGAATTGCTCGAAGAGCTTCCCGAAGCTGTTGCTCTGGTAGGCACTGGCGACTACCACAAAATCGTGGATGTGATTCAGCGGGCCGAAGCGGGAGAGCGTGTCAAAGAAGTCTCTCCTGAACCAACCTATATTGCAGACGAAACCGTCCCTCGGTATCGCACGACAACTGAAGGGACTGCCTATGTGCGCATCGCCGAAGGCTGTGACTATGGCTGTGCCTTTTGCATCATTCCCCATTTGCGGGGCAAACAGCGTTCACGCTCCATTGAGTCCATCGTGGCTGAAGCCCAACAGTTGGCAGCCGAAGGCGTGAAAGAGCTGATTTTAATTTCCCAAATTACCACCAACTATGGCATCGATATCTACGGTAAACCCCAGCTCGCCCAGCTCCTCAGAGCCCTAGGTGAAGTGGATGTGCCTTGGATTCGCATGCATTACGCCTATCCCACGGGCCTAACCCCAGAGGTGATGGCGGCGATTCAAGACACCGATAACGTTTTGCCTTATCTGGACTTGCCCCTACAACATTCCCATCCGGAAGTATTGCGAGCCATGAATCGTCCTTGGCAGGGTCAAGTCAACGATCAGATTATTGAGAAGATCAAATCCACCTTGCCTGATGCTGTTCTCCGCACCACATTTATCGTGGGATTTCCAGGAGAAACAGATGCCCACTTTGAGCATCTCTGTGAGTTTGTTCAACGCCATGAATTTGATCATGTAGGCGTGTTTACCTTCTCGCAAGAAGAAGGCACCCCCGCTTTTGACTTACCCAATCAGCTGCCCCAAGAGGTGATGGATACGCGACGCGATCGCTTAATGGCATTGCAACAACCCATCTCCTGGCAACAAAACCAGCAAGAAGTGGGTAAAACCGTACCCATCTTAATTGAGCAAGAACATGCTGGCTCGGGTCAACTCATTGGTCGTTCCGCTCGCTTTTCCGCTGATGTAGATGGCCTCGTCTATATCAATCCAGGTGATAATCCCCCTCGCCTAGGAACCTTAACGACTGTCCACATCACCGATGCAGATGCCTATGACTTACATGGACAGATCATTTGA